A window from Salvelinus sp. IW2-2015 unplaced genomic scaffold, ASM291031v2 Un_scaffold2133, whole genome shotgun sequence encodes these proteins:
- the LOC112073054 gene encoding kinesin heavy chain-like: MTRLFISKMRSEVKSLVNRSKQLESSQSDTSCKMAANEKELASCQLLISQHQAKIKSLTDYMQNMEQKKRQLEESQDALTEELAKMHAQEITKVSVVDTDKKRATHLTYWRVNEELRKTLEQQMEAHREAHQKQLPDSEARDR, encoded by the exons ATGACCCGTCTCTTCATCAGTAagatgaggtcagaggtcaaatctCTGGTGAACCGCTCCAAGCAGCTGGAAAGCTCCCAGAGTGACACCTCATGCAAGATGGCCGCCAACGAGAAGGAGCTGGCTTCCTGTCAGCTGCTCATCTCCCAG CACCAAGCCAAGATCAAGTCCCTGACAGACTACATGCAGAACATGGAACAGAAGAAGAGACAGCTGGAGGAGAGTCAGGACGCTctgactgaggagctggccaagATGCACGCTCAGG AAATCACGAAGGTGTCAGTGGTGGACACGGACAAGAAGAGAGCAACACATTTAACGTACTGGAGGGTGAACGAGGAATTAAG AAAGACTCTAGAACAGCAGATGGAGGCTCACAGAGAGGCCCACCAGAAGCAGCTGCCGGACTCAGAGGCACGAGATCGATGA